The Pleurodeles waltl isolate 20211129_DDA chromosome 7, aPleWal1.hap1.20221129, whole genome shotgun sequence genome includes a region encoding these proteins:
- the LOC138246934 gene encoding protein LDOC1-like encodes MENLVMNTEPTSQTLLLTIQQQAQELQQLRTENTVFRQAFASRTTDVPTVSVTTPRFSGDLNKLQEFLDALMVYFAFRPLQFMQDKTKVGYLMSALSGPASAWATPLVTSNDPSLSNYSSFVTAFK; translated from the coding sequence ATGGAGAATCTTGTGATGAatacagaaccaacaagccaaaccctgctcctgactatacaacaacaggcccaagaactccaacagctacgtaccgaaaatACAGTCTTCCGACAAGCCTTCGCCTCTAGAACCACCGATGTTCCTACGGTCTCTGTCACTACGCCCCGCTTCTCCGGGGATCTTAACAAATTACaagagttcctggatgccttgatggtctatttcgcattccgtcctttacagttcatgcaagacaagaccaaggttggGTATTTGATGAGCGCCCTATCTGGACCAGCCTCGgcatgggcaacccctttggtgacaagcaacgaccctagcctgtctaattattccagctttgtcactgcctttaagtag